A window from Pseudomonas kribbensis encodes these proteins:
- a CDS encoding septation protein A: MKQFIDFIPLLLFFIVYKLDPRTVDVAGHELTVGGIYSATAVLIISSLVVYGALFIKQRKLEKSQWLTLIACLVFGSLTLAFHSETFLKWKAPVVNWLFALAFIGSHFIGDRLLIKRIMGHALTLPDAVWTRLNIAWIGFFLFCGAANLFVAFTFQDYWVDFKVFGSLGLTVLFLVAQGIYLSRHLHDADTTTPKTED; this comes from the coding sequence GTGAAACAATTCATCGATTTCATCCCGCTTCTGCTGTTTTTCATCGTCTACAAACTCGATCCACGCACCGTCGACGTTGCCGGCCATGAGTTGACCGTAGGCGGCATCTACAGCGCCACCGCCGTGCTGATCATCAGCTCTCTGGTGGTCTATGGCGCGCTCTTCATCAAGCAGCGCAAGCTGGAAAAGAGCCAGTGGCTGACCCTGATCGCCTGCCTCGTGTTCGGCAGCCTGACCCTGGCCTTCCACAGCGAAACCTTCCTGAAATGGAAAGCCCCGGTGGTCAACTGGCTGTTCGCCCTGGCCTTCATCGGCAGCCACTTCATCGGTGACCGCCTGTTGATCAAGCGCATAATGGGCCACGCGCTGACCCTGCCGGACGCTGTCTGGACGCGCCTGAACATCGCCTGGATCGGCTTCTTCCTGTTCTGCGGAGCCGCCAACCTGTTCGTCGCGTTCACCTTCCAGGACTACTGGGTGGACTTCAAGGTGTTCGGCAGCCTGGGCCTGACCGTGCTGTTCCTGGTCGCTCAGGGCATCTACCTGTCCCGTCACCTGCACGACGCCGATACCACAACACCAAAAACCGAGGACTGA
- a CDS encoding PHP domain-containing protein, whose protein sequence is MNVDLHCHSTASDGALAPAALVARAFENGVRILALTDHDTLEGLAEARTAAEALGMQLVNGVELSCTWGGATIHVLGYGFDVNAAPLVEAIASLHDGRWLRSEEISRKLALKGMPGALDGARQIQQELGDSGNAPARPHFADWMVREGFVKDRAEAFRKWLGAGKLGDVKQHWPTLEDTVGTLRAAGAWVSLAHPWHYDFTRSKRRKLIADYIQAGGQALEVVNGHQPAEQVGSLAILAREFGLLVSAGSDFHGPGGWSEIGQYRPLPEDLPPLWCRFKHDTVIAAV, encoded by the coding sequence GTGAATGTTGATTTGCACTGCCACAGCACGGCCTCCGATGGCGCCCTGGCGCCTGCGGCACTGGTTGCGCGTGCGTTCGAAAACGGCGTGCGAATCCTGGCCCTGACCGATCATGACACCCTCGAAGGCCTCGCCGAAGCGCGTACGGCCGCCGAAGCGCTGGGCATGCAACTGGTCAACGGCGTCGAACTGTCCTGCACCTGGGGCGGCGCGACCATTCATGTGCTGGGCTACGGTTTCGATGTCAACGCCGCGCCGTTGGTCGAGGCAATCGCCAGTCTGCACGATGGCCGCTGGCTGCGGTCTGAAGAAATAAGCCGCAAGCTCGCCCTCAAAGGCATGCCCGGCGCCCTCGACGGCGCGCGGCAGATCCAGCAGGAACTGGGCGACAGCGGCAACGCACCGGCCCGTCCGCATTTCGCCGACTGGATGGTGCGTGAAGGTTTTGTAAAGGATCGCGCCGAAGCGTTCCGCAAATGGCTCGGCGCCGGCAAGCTGGGGGATGTCAAGCAACACTGGCCGACCCTCGAAGACACCGTCGGCACGCTGCGCGCCGCCGGGGCCTGGGTCAGCCTGGCGCATCCCTGGCACTACGATTTCACGCGCAGCAAGCGCCGAAAGCTGATTGCCGACTATATTCAAGCGGGCGGGCAGGCGCTCGAGGTGGTCAACGGTCATCAGCCTGCGGAACAGGTGGGCAGCCTGGCGATCCTTGCCCGTGAGTTTGGTCTGCTGGTCAGCGCCGGCAGTGATTTTCATGGCCCTGGAGGCTGGTCGGAGATCGGCCAGTACCGGCCGCTCCCTGAGGACCTTCCACCCCTGT